The genomic segment CGACGAATCACTATGATGTAATAGAAAATGATGAGATACTGACATTAATTTTCAAACCAAGAAAGTCACAACAATCAGGAGAAATCGGTCTGAATTTGCAGGGCACGGGTGTGATAGCCGACCAGTATGGGCGTGAACCTGAAGGGATATACCTGACAATACCAAAATTATATATACAGGGCAATGGCAATACGCCTGAACTGGAATTGACCGGTTATCCGAATCCGTTCAGCGAAAAAGTTACGTTGAGTTACCGCTTGCCTGAAGCAGGAAAAGTAAAGCTGGAAGTATACAACGCTATGGGCATGCAGGTAAAAGAACTCGTTAATCAATATCAAGATGCCGGAAAATACACTGTTGAATTTCAGGGAAGCAAACTTTCTGCAGGAATGTACACTTTCAAGCTGAACTTTGAAGGGAAGCAAAAATCACAGATTGTTGTGTTGAAGATGCTCAGATAGACAGATAAAATCAGTTGAGTTGATTTTGCTGTTTATGCAGTTTTAAATTTTTGCATAAATTGAAAATTTAAAGATATCCTTATTGAAAATCAAAACCTCACTGTAATAAAGGACAGCCCTGCAAATCCTGCACCTCTTGGGTTGCTTGGATTTGGCATGACAACTATTTTGCTAAATATCCACAATGCCGGCAGCTTTGCGCTGGGCAGTATCATCCTGTTCATGTGTATAGCATTTGGCGGGCTGGCTCAGATTTTTGCGGGCATACAGGAATGGTAAAAGAACAACACCTTTGGGGCTACTGCATTTACTTCGTACGGTTTGTTCTGGATTTCGCTGGTGCTGATGTTTACGTTGCCCAAGGCAGGGTATGCCACCGCACCTGATAAGAATGAAATGGCAAATTATCTGACACAGTGGGGGGTGTTCACCTTTTGCATCTTCATAGGGACATTTAAGATCAATGTCGCTTTGAGCTTCTGTTCGGGACTCTGGCACTGCTGTTCTTCCTGCTCGCAATCGGCGATTTTGCCGAATGCAGTGCGGTGCAGACCTTAAAGGATTCGAAGGAATATTTTGCGGCTTGCTGGCTTGTTATGTAGCCATAGCGCAGGTGATGAATGAGGTATATGGCAAAACAATATGCCATTAGGCATTGTTAAGAAAAAATAGAGCGTAAGGTTTTGCTGATTATTTCTGTAAAACGAGTTTTACTGTTTTTACAGCATTTTTTATTACGATATTTACAAAGTATATTCCTGCCGCCTGATCCGACAAATCGATAGTGAACTGCTTCTCGCTGATGCCTGTTTCATGGATTTGTTTCACCAACATTCCCATGAAATCAAATATACTAATGTTAACATCCTGCTGAAAAGGTAATGCGAGGTCCAGAGTAAAATGGTTTTCAGTGGGATTGGGATAAACATCGCAGAAGTAATCATTGTCATATTCACTGACCGGCAGATTATATCCTGTGGTAAACTGCTGGTAAATTTCCCTGCCGAAGTCGCTACCAAAAGATTTGAAAGCGACGCTGTTTTCAAGCCAGCGGAATTTTAAATAACCTGCACCATCGTTATTTGCCCACCATTGCAAACCGTCATCGTCAGAGTCAGTGAG from the Bacteroidales bacterium genome contains:
- a CDS encoding T9SS type A sorting domain-containing protein, which codes for TNHYDVIENDEILTLIFKPRKSQQSGEIGLNLQGTGVIADQYGREPEGIYLTIPKLYIQGNGNTPELELTGYPNPFSEKVTLSYRLPEAGKVKLEVYNAMGMQVKELVNQYQDAGKYTVEFQGSKLSAGMYTFKLNFEGKQKSQIVVLKMLR